From the genome of Cystobacter fuscus DSM 2262:
GGGGCGAAGGGAACGTGAGCGCGACCCAGGCCACCGCCACGCCACAGAGGGCCGCCGCGAGCGTGAAGTGCCAGGCGTAGCCGAGCGCCTGGGCGCTGAAGCCACTCACGGCCGCGGCGCCTCCGGTGGCCATGACGACGAGCGAGGCCTGCACCGTGTAGTCGGACGCGGCATGCTCCGCGCGGCACAAGCCCATCATCCCCGTGAAGAGCGCCGCGGTGGCCATGCCGCTGGTGAGGTGCTCCACGCCACACACCAGCGTGAGCACCGCGAGGCCCGCGCCCCCGCGCGCGGCCCATGCGTAGAGCAGCACCGCGCCGGCCTGGAGGGTGCCGAAGACGAGCAGCGCGCGCCGCTGCCCCAGCCGGTGGACGAGCGCCCCTCCCACGAGCGCGCCGAGCAGCCCGGTGGTGAAGCCCACGAACCCGAGCATCCAGCCCACCTGCGACAGGCCCAGCCCCGCGTCGACCAGGAAGGTGCGCAGCATTCCCGTCGCCAGGCTCTCCCCCGCCTTGAAGAGCACGAGCAGGAGGAACCACGTGCCGGCGCCCGGGCGGCGCACCCAGTACAGCAGGGCCTCGCGCAGCCAGCGTCCCAGGCTCCCCTCGGTGCTCCGCGGCGCGCGCGAGGGAGGCTCGCGGAAGAGCGCCACCGGCACCGTGGCCACGAGCAGCAGTACGCCCAGGCTCACCAGGGTGGGCCGCCAGCCCAGCGCATCGAAGATGAGCAGCATCACCCCGCCGCCGACAATCATCCCCACCCGGTAGCCCGCCACCTGGATGCCGTTGCCCCAACCCAGCTCCTCGGGCTCGAGCAGATCCACCGCGAGCCCGTCCGTGGCCACGTCCTGCGTGGCCGCCAGCAGGTTGACGAGCAGCATGGCCACCAGGAGCGTGGGCACGCTCGCGCTCCCCTCGGGCAGGGCGAGCCCCAAGAGCAGCGCCGCCGAGAGGAGCTGGAGCGGGAGGATGTAGCCGCGCCGCCGTCCCAGCCGCTCCGAGCCATACCGGTCCATCACCGGGGCCCAGAGAAACTTGAGCGCCCACGGCAGCGCGAGCAGGTTCGCCAGCCCGATGGCCGGCAACGACAGGCCCTGCTTGCGCAGGAGCACCGGGAGCGCCTGGGTGAAGAAGCCGAAGGGCAGTCCCTGCGAGAAGTAGAGACTCGTGAGCAGTCCGAGCTTCATGGAGGACTTCAGCGCGGTCTTCATGGGCCCCTGTTTCCTGGTTGGTCGACCAACTTATAGAGCCCGGAAGGAACTGCGTCAACAGCAAGCGCCCCGGGCCAGGCCAGGCGCCTATTCTTCCAGCCCTCCCTCCGCTCTCCTCTTGCGTCGCGCATGGAGCCTCTCCACGAGAGAGAAAGGGAACATGGCTCGGTGATTGATGTTCCGGTAATACACCGCGAGGTAGTGCTCGCCGCCAATCTGTCTGAATGACGGTCTGGGCCGGGGGCTCGGCCTGACTGTTGAGCCAGGCGTCCGCTTCGTCACGCGTGTTGAAGGCGGCGATGACTCGGTGGGGAGCGTTGGCTTCGACGTCATTGAGATAGCTCTCGAACTCATATGACTGACCATTCCTCCAGACGAACCAAAGCGCTTCAATGGCGAGGCAATACAAAAGCGGAAAGCAAGCCACACCGCCCATTCCCATCCACCAGAAGAGACGGGACATGGGCCGCACCACGCCGTGTGGCCACTGAGGGTCCTCGGGCGGCGAGAAACAGCAGCGCGGCCCCCTCCTCCGACCCCCTCCCGGTTGAGGGACAGCCGCTCCCGGCCAGGGCATCTGTCAGGCAGCACTGTGCCAGCAAACCATGTCCAAAAACGTGGACTCTCCACTAACGTGCCCCGGGACACTTGGAGCCCCCCGCATGCACCGGGCTCCCTACCCATGAGATGGACCGTGCGAGACGCCGCGCCCCTCTGTGACAATGCCCCCTCGCGCAGGCGGGCCCTGGCCGAAGCGGCGCTCGTGCTCGCCACCGTGTTCCTCCCGGCCAACCTCGCCGATTTCGGACGCGGGGCCCTCATCGCCGCCACCGCGCTGCTGGCCCTCTGGGGGCTCGCCCTGCTGCATCCCTGGACGCAGTGGCGCGCGGGGCAACGGGGACGGGCCGTGGGCACGCTGCTCCTGTGGCCCCTGGCGCTCGGCGCCTCGCTCGGGAGCGCCTGGTTCATGGAGCGACCCACACCTCCTCCCCGCCTCGGGGTGAGCCACACCCGGCCCGCCTCCGGCGCGGGCCTCGAGCTCACCCACGTGAAGCCGGGACTGCCAGCCGACGGACGGCTGCAAGTGGGCGACCGCATCCTCGCCGTGGACGGCACGCCCCTGTCCACGAACGAGCCCGAGCTGGACTTCCAGACACACGTGAGCGAGGCCGGAGGCGGCCAGCCGACCACCCTCCGCTTCACCCTGGAGCGCGCGGGCGAGACGCACGAGGTGAGCGTCCCCGTGGGCCCCACCCCGCCCAAGCCCCGGCCCTTCCAGGGCGAGGCGATGACGTGGCTGTGCGTGCGGGCGCTCGGGATGAGCCTGCTCGTGGCCCTGCTGCTGTGGCGCAACGGCCAGGGGCCCGCCCAGGTGGGGCTCGTGCGCGCGGGGCTGGGGCGCGAGCTGCTCTGGGGCCTGCCCGTGCTCGTCGGCACGTATGCCGTCCACATCGCCGCGTCCCTGCCCCTGGCCTTCCTGGGCGCGCTCCTCCACCTGTCCGGCAAGGAGATGGCCGCGCGCAAGGAGGTGGCCACCGGGCTCTTGGAGACGGGGCTGGGCGTGCCCGCCTTCGCCCTGATGATGGTGCTCGTCACCGGCTTCGAGGAGCTCACCTTCCGGGGCTTCCTCGTGCCGAGGCTCCGGGTGGTGCTGGGCCACTGGTACACGGCGGTGGGCGTGGCCGCCGTGCTCTTCGGGCTGGGGCACGTCTACGAGGGCACCCTCGCCGTCTTCCAGACGGCCGTGCTCGGAGCCTGGTTCGGCCTCGTCTTCGTCCACCGCGCGCGCCTACCTTCCGTGATGTTGGCCCACGCGGCCTTCAACACCCTCAACTTCACCCTCATGCTGTGGCTCCAGCGCTCGGGCCTCCTCGAGAAGTTCATGCAGCAGGTCCCCAGGTAATCCCGCCATGCTCTCCCACCTGCTTCGCCTCTCACGGCACACCCCCGCGGTACACATGGAGACTGTCTCCCGGGAGGCGTTCTCCCCCGAGTTCCTTCGCGAACTGCATGCGCTCGCCAACGGCCTGATGGCCGAGGACGAGGAGCACTTCCGCGTGCACGCCCTGACCAACGATCTCGTCCATGTGTTCCGCCGGCGAGACACGGGGGTGGCGGTGGGCTTCCAGTTCTGGAAGGCGGTGCCAATGAGCCTGCCCCGCGCCCGCGCCATCGTCGGGGGCAAGCTGCGAATCCAGCCCACGTTCCGCCAGCGCGGCCTGCACCTGCTCTCCGGCCTGACGTTCTTCTTCCAGGACAAGCTCCAGCATCCGCGCAGCCGCCACTACCGGCTGTCCATCGCCAGCCCGTTCGGCTTCGTGTCCATCACCGAGGCCCTCGCCCGCTACCACCCCTTCCAGCCCCAGCCCCGCACCCTCGAGGAGCAGGCCCTCCGGGACGCCTTCCTGGCCCTGGCCCGGGAGAGCCACTTCCAGGTCGATGAGGACAGTGGCGTCTTCTTCGTCGGCATCTTCATGACGCCCGAGACGCTCGGCCGCTATCCGCCGGCCTACTTCGAGCGGCCCTCCGCCCGGGCCTACGCCGCCATCAATCCCGACTTCCGCACCAATGGCAGCTACGTGGGCTTCTGGTTCCGCTTCACGCCGGACAACCTGGCCTCGCTGACCCGCGCCACCGTGCGCAAGCTGCTGCGGCCTCAGGACGCGGACGTCTGAGGCGCGGAGGCAGGGCCGCTCGCGCGCCACGCTCGGGCGAACCCTCCCGACAGCACGAAGCGGGGGAACGTCACCCACTGCTCGGCGAAGATGCGCGCGAGGACGTCCCAGGGGCCCCGGAAGGGCACGGGCGCGACGCTCTCCATCCGGTGACCGCGACCCTGGGCCGCCATCGCCCCCACCATGGCCACGACGCCGGGCAACGCCCAGGCGACTGACGTGAAGGGCGCGGCCACCAGGCACAGCGTGCCGAGCTGGAACACGGGCACCGACACCCCGTGCAGCAGCAGGTTGCGGCGCGCGGCGTGGTTGTCCGGGTAGAGGTTCCACTGCCAGGGGAGGAGTTTCTCGGAGCGTTCCATCATGGGGGAAACCTACGCGCGCCGGGCGCCCCCGTCTTGAACGAGCTGGCTACGGCGAGCGCCTCGCAACGCCGACGGCGGCATGCCCAGCATGCGCCGGAAGGTGCGCGACATGTGGGCGGAGTCGGCGAACCCGGCCGCGTGGGCCGCTTCCCCCAGGGGCATGCCCGAGACGATGGCGGTGGCGGCCCGCTGGAGCCGCAGCCAGGCGAGGTAGGGCCGCAGGGGCAGTCCGATGGACTCGGTGAAGGCGTGCATCAGCCGGCCGGGGGACAGCCCCACCTGGGCCGCGAGCGTGGCGAGCGAGTCGTCCTCCCCCGGGGGCAGCGCGTGCAGCAGCCGGAGCACGCGCCGCACGCGGGGGTGGATGGAGCGAGGAGGAGGAATGACTCCGGCCCCCAGCACCTCGACCACCCGCCGGGTCCACGCCACCCCCTCGGGACCCATGAGGCGCGAGGGCTCGGCGTCCTGGGCGAGGGTGTCACGCTCGGCGACGGAGAGCGCCCGGAAGGGTCCGGTCAGGGTGGCGGCGAGCGCGGCACCGGCCTCGCTCTCCGGGTCGAGGAAGACGAGCAGCACCTGTCGGCCCTCGGCGTCCAGGGAGTGGGGCACGTCGGGCGCCGTCAGCACTCCGGCCAGGCTCGTCCAGGGCGCATCGGCGGCCCGCATCCGCACGGGCCCATCCAGCCCCAACACGAGGTGCATGGCGTGGTGGGAATGGCCGGTGCTGCGCGCACCGGGGCCTCGCGTGGCCAGCAGGGGCGGCCAGAGCGGCGGAGGTCCCCCGAATGGGAGGTGGGGCACTTCTTCGGAGAGGCGCACCCGGCGATGCTACCTCCAACCGCCTCAGGCCATCACCCACCAGCTCCCGAGACAGAGCGAGCCCACCGAGGCCACCGCCGGCACATGGCGCAGGAGCGCGTCGGGCCTGGGCAGGGCCCGCGAGCCAGCCGCCAGCGCCGCCGTCAGTGCCGCCATGGCCAGCGTGCTCCCCAGGGCGAAGCCACCCAGGTAGAGCGCCTTCCAGACGGCCGAGTTGGCGAGCGCCGCGGGCAGCAGCAGGAGCACCGCCGCGGCACCCGACACGCCATGCAGCAGGCCGATCGACAGCACCTCCCAGGAGGAGACCTTACCCTTGCTCGCCGGGGTGGCCTCCTTGGGGGCGGCACGGAGGGCGCGCCAGCGGCGCAGACCCACCACGCCCATGACGAACAGCGCCCCTCCCGCGAGGCGGTCGCCCCAGGAGCTCACCAGCTCCAATTCGAGCATCGAGGCCAGGGCCAGCACGGCCGCCGCGCACACGAGCGTGCCCAGCGCGTGACCCAGGCCCCACAACAACCCCACACGCCAGGCCTTCCGGCGCATCCCCAACGACAAGGGCGCCAGACTCAACAGATGATCCGGCCCGGAGACCGCATGAAGCGCACCCGAACCCAGTCCGACGAGAGCTGCGACCATGACATTCCATCCCATCCGTGGCGGAGCGGCTCCCGCCGCCCTGCCACGGAGAGAAAGATGCGTCCCGGGCGCTGATAGTGCCAAGACAAAGTCCGAATCGGACTGAAAACGCTTGCCTATCAGCGCCGGGAATACAACCACGAGCGCCTCGAGGGTGCCCCGCCCCCCTTGGGACGGAGCCCCGCGCTCACGGAGTCATATAACGGCCGAGGAAGAGCACGTTCCGGGTGGACACATGCTCGATGAGGAAGAGGAACGGCCGGTCCACGAGGAAGGGCGCGGGCATGGAGGGAGGTCCCGCCACCACCGCCGTGGCCGCGGCCGCCTCCGTTCCCTTCTCGTTCACGGACACGAAGGCCTTGTGCTCGATCGACGAGATGACGAGGGACTCGGCACTCGACAGGCCCGACAGATCGGCGTGCTCGTCGAACAGGTCCCGGATGCCGAGCTGCAACAGTTTCGGAATCAGCGGCGCCGACGTCTCCACCTCGAAGCGCGGCAGGTGCACGTCCTCCTGATGACCCGTCAGTGCCCCGCGGATGCCATCCAGGAAGTTCGCCGACAGCCGCGATTCGATCTCCTCGAACCGGCCCGAGTCCGGAAGGACGATGAGCATGCGGAAGCCGCGCCCCACGTAGTCGAGCGCGAGGGCCTGGAAACCCTCGCCCTTCATGTGCCGGGCCCTGCCCCCCCACATCATCGGCACCTGCCGGGTCGCGCCGTCGAGCGTATGGAACGGCGCATCCTGGGTGCCCTTCTCCCTGAAGGGCGACTGCCACGCGCCCTTGAAGTGCAGCGCGTTGACGAGGATGAGCCGCGTCAGGGGAGTCACCGCGGTGGGAGGCAGCAGATCCTTGATGCGCTGCTCGGTCTGCTCCCAGACCCAGGCGTTGATGTCCTCGCGGATACCGGACGGGTTGGCGGAGAAATCCACCACGTGCATGCCCGAGCCGTAGTGCAGGGCGAGCACGTCGAGGAACCCGGGCTGGAAGGCGAAGCCCTTCTGCCCCCAGGTGGCGTTCACCCCGTGGAACTGGGGCGGCGTCGCCTGCCCCGTGTCTCCCGCGGGGACGAGCAACGCCTGGCTCAGGGCATTCATGGCCGGATGGAACCGGTCCTGGGGCAGGGAGAAACGAAGTCCCTGGCCCATCTGGCGCTCGGTCTCCCCGCGCGCGCCCGCGTACACCATGGCCAGTGCCTGCGAGACGCTGTACGGCGAGAAGAAGAGGTTCTTCCCGGGCTCGCGCAGCTCCCGGTACAACGCGGCCCCGAAGTCGGTGTTCCCCGCGGCGACGAGCTCGAGGTCCGAGGCGGGGACCACGGGGTTCGCCACGCGCTCCTTGCCCGCGGAGATGAACTCACCGGGCGCGCTCGCAGCCTCCGCGGGGCCCGGCCCGGGTCCCTGCCCGCCACCGAGCGGCTCCCCGGAGGAACAGGCACAGGCCGCGAGCAACCACCCGGTGGTGAGACGGCCCATCAATCCTTGACGCAGTGCAACCATATGATTCTCCCTGGGACAGCGTGTTCGTCCGGTCCGATAGCAAGAGGCATGCGCGCGCGGCCCACCAGGAACTTCAATGCCTTACAGGGCAGCCTCTGGGTCCCCCTCGGATTTCCGAGGTGGATTTCATGCCTTGACGCATCCCTGCAAACCCGAATAATAACGTTATTGTAGTTTAAACATTAAAACCCGATAGGCAGGTCTCGATGAATTCCCGCCGAACCCCCTTCCGCCCGTTCCTCGCCGCCGCGCTGACACTGGCGTCGGCCCTCGTCTCGGCTTGTATCCAGGAGCCCGACTCCCTCACGGGCGAGGAGTCTCCCACGGAGTCCGCGAGCCAGACGGAGGCGCTCACCGAGCTCATCGTCAACGGAAACTTCAACGCGGGGAGCACCACGCCCTGGTGGAATGGCGCCAACACGCAGTCGCGTGTCGAGAACGCCCAGTGGAGGATCGATGTCACCACCGGCACCGCCAACCCCTGGGACGCGATCGTCGGCCAGAACGGCATCCGCCTGACGAGCGGACAGAGCTACACCCTGTCCTTCACCGCATCGGCCTCGGCGGCCGGGGCGCTGGTCACCACGGTGCAGACGGAGGTTGCCCCGTACACCGCGACGCTGAACCAGCGGGTCACGGTCGACGCCACGCCGCGCCGCTACTCCTTCCCCTTCACCTCGTCCCTGAGCACGGCGCAGGGCCAGGTGACCTTCCAGCTCGGCGGCGCGGCGGCCCGCACCCTCCGGCTCGATGACATCTCGCTCACGACGGGTTCGGGCGGCGGCACGGATGGGGGCACCGGCGGGGGCTCGGACGGAGGCACGGACGGGGGCACCGGTGGGGGCTCGGGACCCCTCGCCATGACCAATGGCTTCTACGTGGATCCGAACTCCAACCCCGCCGCCTGGGCGAGGGCCAACAGCGGCGACTCGCGCGCGGCCAGCATCCAGTCGGCCATCGCGAGCAAGCCGATGGCGCGCTGGTTCGGCAACTGGAACAGCGACATCACCGCGGAGGCGTCGAGCTACGTCGGCGCGGCGGCGGCCGCCGGCAAGCTGCCCGTGCTCGTGGCCTACAACATCCCCGGCCGGGACTGCGGCAGCCACTCGGGAGGTGGCGCGGGCAGCCCCGAGGCCTACCGGACGTGGATCTCCGGCCTCGCCTCGGGCATCGGCAACCGCCCCGCCATCGTCCTCATCGAGCCGGATGCCGTCGCCCAGCTCGACTGCCTGCCCGAC
Proteins encoded in this window:
- a CDS encoding MFS transporter, which produces MKTALKSSMKLGLLTSLYFSQGLPFGFFTQALPVLLRKQGLSLPAIGLANLLALPWALKFLWAPVMDRYGSERLGRRRGYILPLQLLSAALLLGLALPEGSASVPTLLVAMLLVNLLAATQDVATDGLAVDLLEPEELGWGNGIQVAGYRVGMIVGGGVMLLIFDALGWRPTLVSLGVLLLVATVPVALFREPPSRAPRSTEGSLGRWLREALLYWVRRPGAGTWFLLLVLFKAGESLATGMLRTFLVDAGLGLSQVGWMLGFVGFTTGLLGALVGGALVHRLGQRRALLVFGTLQAGAVLLYAWAARGGAGLAVLTLVCGVEHLTSGMATAALFTGMMGLCRAEHAASDYTVQASLVVMATGGAAAVSGFSAQALGYAWHFTLAAALCGVAVAWVALTFPSPRRLAPSPPGAVTTRPITGG
- a CDS encoding CPBP family glutamic-type intramembrane protease; amino-acid sequence: MRDAAPLCDNAPSRRRALAEAALVLATVFLPANLADFGRGALIAATALLALWGLALLHPWTQWRAGQRGRAVGTLLLWPLALGASLGSAWFMERPTPPPRLGVSHTRPASGAGLELTHVKPGLPADGRLQVGDRILAVDGTPLSTNEPELDFQTHVSEAGGGQPTTLRFTLERAGETHEVSVPVGPTPPKPRPFQGEAMTWLCVRALGMSLLVALLLWRNGQGPAQVGLVRAGLGRELLWGLPVLVGTYAVHIAASLPLAFLGALLHLSGKEMAARKEVATGLLETGLGVPAFALMMVLVTGFEELTFRGFLVPRLRVVLGHWYTAVGVAAVLFGLGHVYEGTLAVFQTAVLGAWFGLVFVHRARLPSVMLAHAAFNTLNFTLMLWLQRSGLLEKFMQQVPR
- a CDS encoding AraC family transcriptional regulator yields the protein MRLSEEVPHLPFGGPPPLWPPLLATRGPGARSTGHSHHAMHLVLGLDGPVRMRAADAPWTSLAGVLTAPDVPHSLDAEGRQVLLVFLDPESEAGAALAATLTGPFRALSVAERDTLAQDAEPSRLMGPEGVAWTRRVVEVLGAGVIPPPRSIHPRVRRVLRLLHALPPGEDDSLATLAAQVGLSPGRLMHAFTESIGLPLRPYLAWLRLQRAATAIVSGMPLGEAAHAAGFADSAHMSRTFRRMLGMPPSALRGARRSQLVQDGGARRA
- a CDS encoding serpin family protein produces the protein MVALRQGLMGRLTTGWLLAACACSSGEPLGGGQGPGPGPAEAASAPGEFISAGKERVANPVVPASDLELVAAGNTDFGAALYRELREPGKNLFFSPYSVSQALAMVYAGARGETERQMGQGLRFSLPQDRFHPAMNALSQALLVPAGDTGQATPPQFHGVNATWGQKGFAFQPGFLDVLALHYGSGMHVVDFSANPSGIREDINAWVWEQTEQRIKDLLPPTAVTPLTRLILVNALHFKGAWQSPFREKGTQDAPFHTLDGATRQVPMMWGGRARHMKGEGFQALALDYVGRGFRMLIVLPDSGRFEEIESRLSANFLDGIRGALTGHQEDVHLPRFEVETSAPLIPKLLQLGIRDLFDEHADLSGLSSAESLVISSIEHKAFVSVNEKGTEAAAATAVVAGPPSMPAPFLVDRPFLFLIEHVSTRNVLFLGRYMTP
- a CDS encoding glycoside hydrolase family 6 protein, whose protein sequence is MNSRRTPFRPFLAAALTLASALVSACIQEPDSLTGEESPTESASQTEALTELIVNGNFNAGSTTPWWNGANTQSRVENAQWRIDVTTGTANPWDAIVGQNGIRLTSGQSYTLSFTASASAAGALVTTVQTEVAPYTATLNQRVTVDATPRRYSFPFTSSLSTAQGQVTFQLGGAAARTLRLDDISLTTGSGGGTDGGTGGGSDGGTDGGTGGGSGPLAMTNGFYVDPNSNPAAWARANSGDSRAASIQSAIASKPMARWFGNWNSDITAEASSYVGAAAAAGKLPVLVAYNIPGRDCGSHSGGGAGSPEAYRTWISGLASGIGNRPAIVLIEPDAVAQLDCLPDDTARQTRLGLLRYATEQLRDRAPNTWAYLDGGNARWIAADTMAQRLQSAGVSNIRGFVINISNFYTTAESISYGNAVSAALSSRYGYGKPFVVDTSRNGNGSNGEWCNPAGRKLGTPSQVGGGAELLVWAKIPGDSDGSCGTAPSTPAGQFSPDLAIRLINGT